A stretch of Roseibium porphyridii DNA encodes these proteins:
- a CDS encoding CobW family GTP-binding protein, whose amino-acid sequence MNTLDKTPVTVLTGYLGAGKTTLLNRILSENHGKRYAVIVNEFGDVGIDNDLVVDADEEVFEMNNGCICCTVRGDLIRIIEGLMKRRNHFDAILIETTGLADPAPVAQTFFVDEDVQSKTKLDAIVTVVDAKHLLDEIDKAHEAQEQLAFADIVLLNKVDLVGEEGLGEVEKRIRRINPTAVIHRSERCQVDLDNILGRSAFDLDRVLEIEPEFLKHFHDHDHDDHVASFSLLSDAPLDPERFFPWIQSIAQNHGPDMLRMKGIIAFADDDDRFVMQGVHMLLEGDHQRPWKAGEKRTTRLVFIGRDLPRDAFEEGFRNCFVQEGVAAE is encoded by the coding sequence ATGAACACATTGGACAAGACGCCTGTTACCGTACTTACCGGTTATCTCGGGGCTGGAAAAACCACTCTGCTCAACCGCATTCTTTCGGAAAATCATGGAAAGCGATACGCGGTTATTGTCAACGAATTCGGCGATGTCGGAATCGACAATGATCTTGTTGTCGATGCGGATGAAGAAGTCTTTGAAATGAACAACGGATGTATCTGCTGCACGGTTCGCGGCGACCTCATCCGGATCATTGAAGGCTTGATGAAACGACGAAACCACTTTGATGCGATCCTGATCGAAACAACCGGATTGGCCGATCCGGCTCCGGTTGCTCAAACCTTTTTCGTTGATGAAGACGTGCAGTCAAAGACCAAGCTTGATGCGATCGTAACCGTGGTTGACGCCAAACATCTCCTCGACGAGATCGACAAGGCGCATGAAGCCCAGGAACAGCTGGCCTTTGCTGATATTGTGCTCTTGAACAAGGTTGACCTGGTCGGTGAGGAGGGGCTCGGCGAAGTGGAAAAGAGGATCCGCAGGATCAACCCGACTGCCGTTATTCATCGCAGCGAAAGGTGTCAGGTCGACCTTGACAACATCTTGGGACGGAGTGCCTTCGATCTCGACCGTGTGCTCGAAATCGAGCCGGAATTTCTGAAGCACTTTCATGATCATGACCACGACGACCATGTTGCGAGTTTCTCGTTGCTCAGTGATGCGCCGCTCGATCCGGAAAGGTTCTTTCCCTGGATACAATCGATTGCCCAGAACCATGGTCCTGACATGTTGCGCATGAAGGGGATCATCGCATTTGCAGATGACGATGATCGCTTCGTAATGCAGGGTGTTCATATGCTGCTGGAGGGTGATCATCAGCGCCCTTGGAAGGCTGGAGAAAAGCGCACGACCCGACTTGTCTTCATAGGCCGCGATCTCCCGCGTGATGCCTTTGAAGAGGGGTTCCGGAATTGCTTCGTTCAAGAGGGGGTTGCGGCTGAATGA
- a CDS encoding AraC family transcriptional regulator gives MSRDQIRQIIDRRLPGAGMVPTGVQGVQLFRVTEPVACAPAVYEPTVVAIVDGAKEAILDGRRYIYDSERYLCCPMSMPVEAGTPTAAPDNPLLGVIVSLDTRVMTELSIELESAVPTRKSGRSTPQSGLTFARWDAAFTDALHRLVQLGDDPTDTAVLGDSRLREFYYAVLKGEAGATARGAFGVGNEIARTIQFLSAHLNEPVTIDDMAAHAGMSRAVFHRKFKQATTLSPIQFAKSMRLNHAAMKIAGGMNVSEAAWEAGYVSSSQFSREFKRMYGQSPKRWSQEAQLPEGVL, from the coding sequence ATGAGCAGAGATCAGATCAGACAAATCATCGACCGAAGGTTGCCGGGTGCCGGAATGGTTCCGACCGGCGTCCAGGGAGTGCAGCTCTTTCGGGTTACCGAACCTGTGGCTTGTGCCCCTGCGGTTTATGAACCGACCGTGGTTGCCATAGTTGACGGAGCCAAGGAAGCCATTCTCGATGGCCGACGCTACATCTATGACAGTGAGCGATACCTTTGTTGCCCCATGTCGATGCCCGTTGAAGCAGGGACGCCCACAGCGGCACCGGACAACCCACTGCTCGGCGTTATTGTTTCCCTCGACACGCGGGTGATGACCGAGCTGTCCATTGAGCTGGAAAGCGCCGTACCTACACGGAAATCGGGGCGAAGCACGCCCCAGTCGGGTTTGACATTTGCGCGGTGGGATGCAGCCTTCACCGATGCTCTGCACAGGCTCGTGCAACTGGGCGATGACCCCACCGATACAGCGGTCCTCGGAGACAGTCGGCTGCGCGAGTTCTACTATGCTGTCTTGAAAGGCGAAGCCGGCGCCACCGCGCGCGGGGCTTTTGGCGTTGGCAACGAGATTGCCCGAACTATCCAGTTCCTGTCAGCACACTTGAACGAACCGGTCACCATCGACGACATGGCGGCGCACGCGGGTATGAGCCGGGCCGTGTTCCATCGCAAGTTCAAACAAGCGACCACTCTGTCACCGATCCAATTCGCAAAATCCATGCGTTTGAACCACGCGGCAATGAAGATCGCGGGGGGGATGAATGTAAGTGAAGCGGCCTGGGAAGCCGGCTACGTCAGTTCCTCGCAATTCAGCCGGGAGTTCAAACGCATGTATGGCCAATCTCCCAAACGCTGGAGCCAAGAAGCACAACTCCCGGAGGGGGTGCTGTAA
- a CDS encoding HD domain-containing protein, with amino-acid sequence MFANQLWSTDKESRIQFNMAQQRIRDPLHNLIEFKVTGDDELERTLWRVIQTRPFQRLRRIKQLGFSDFVYPGASHSRFAHSIGVFHTARQLMDVVRTVDGRSETRENRALAAALVHDLGHGPFSHAFETVGKRLGLKLADHEHVSDLLIRQGQVADILNNELGSGFAIDVADMVKKEGRVTVHNAVVSSQFDADRLDYMRRDRLMTGTQHAAIDFAWLIANLEIASLPTGVDDEQTGTVDTFVIGPKAIHAAEAYVLGLFQLYPTVYFHKTTRGAEKLFTELLVRIVTLAKNDSAAQTGLPDRHALIKFAINPDDLDIVLCLDDAVIWGALSLMSEAKDPLVSQFATRLRDRKLYKCVDVRARVSHEFDPESKGEAEHLAKIETCCARVNEKLTEWTKANSEDIHRVLIDEAERSPYKDDVGSLGRINVRTDGNNFVDLKQRSRVVASLSDFKLSRAYHDCNDVDAGKTIDSIIEGEVEACR; translated from the coding sequence ATGTTTGCTAATCAACTGTGGAGTACAGACAAAGAATCTCGTATTCAATTCAATATGGCTCAGCAGCGGATCCGCGATCCTTTACATAATCTAATAGAATTCAAGGTCACAGGGGATGACGAACTTGAGCGAACCCTTTGGCGCGTCATCCAAACCCGCCCGTTCCAGCGTCTACGTCGTATAAAGCAACTCGGTTTCTCGGATTTTGTTTATCCCGGTGCCAGCCACTCCCGATTTGCACACAGCATCGGGGTTTTCCACACGGCAAGGCAATTGATGGACGTGGTTCGGACTGTTGATGGCCGTTCGGAAACCCGCGAGAACCGTGCCTTGGCCGCGGCGCTTGTCCACGATCTAGGCCATGGACCGTTTAGCCACGCGTTCGAGACAGTGGGAAAGCGACTGGGTCTGAAGCTTGCTGACCACGAGCACGTTAGCGATTTGCTGATTCGACAAGGCCAAGTCGCCGACATACTAAACAATGAATTAGGGAGTGGGTTCGCAATCGATGTTGCGGACATGGTGAAGAAAGAGGGTCGTGTGACGGTTCACAATGCCGTCGTGTCAAGCCAATTCGATGCTGATCGGCTAGACTATATGCGGAGAGACCGGCTTATGACCGGCACCCAGCATGCGGCAATCGACTTTGCTTGGCTGATAGCTAACCTTGAGATTGCATCGCTCCCAACTGGCGTAGACGATGAACAAACGGGTACCGTTGATACGTTTGTTATTGGACCAAAAGCTATCCACGCAGCAGAAGCTTATGTGCTGGGTCTCTTTCAACTCTATCCTACCGTCTATTTTCACAAAACTACACGTGGAGCAGAAAAGCTCTTTACGGAGTTGCTCGTGCGTATAGTGACGCTTGCTAAAAACGATAGTGCTGCACAAACAGGATTGCCCGACCGCCACGCCCTCATCAAATTTGCCATCAATCCCGACGATTTAGATATCGTCCTTTGTCTGGACGATGCCGTAATCTGGGGTGCGCTTTCTCTGATGTCGGAAGCCAAAGATCCGCTGGTAAGTCAATTTGCCACGAGGCTTCGGGATCGCAAGCTCTATAAGTGTGTTGATGTTCGTGCGCGGGTCAGTCACGAGTTCGATCCTGAAAGCAAGGGTGAGGCTGAACATTTGGCTAAAATAGAAACGTGCTGCGCAAGGGTAAACGAAAAATTAACCGAATGGACTAAGGCTAATTCTGAGGATATTCATCGGGTCTTGATCGATGAAGCAGAGCGCTCTCCGTACAAAGACGACGTTGGCTCTTTGGGAAGGATTAACGTGCGAACCGACGGCAACAATTTCGTAGATTTAAAACAGCGTTCGCGCGTTGTAGCCAGCCTTTCTGACTTTAAGCTTTCACGTGCATATCATGACTGTAATGATGTGGACGCAGGCAAGACCATTGACAGCATCATTGAGGGGGAGGTTGAAGCATGCCGCTAA
- a CDS encoding SDR family oxidoreductase encodes MRFGPKGWTPERIGSLKGKTYVITGANGGTGFEAARILLSKGARVVMMNRSAEKSAVAIERLKQEFGPQTDVSFVRMDLAVLASVRDAAAELLQTVPQIDALICNAAIAQIATQQLTVDGFESQLGVNHYGHFLLCGLLFKRIEEASGSIVVVGSNGYKMGEKRIRFEDPNFDNSYSAWNAYAQSKLAQMIFAYELQRRVKKAGKTVQVQVCHPGASRTGLIRDTADLKTRVLAILLLAFAQSAEKGSWPEVMCATEEGLEEKKYYGPTRFEMVGPVGECPLEAFTLEQEQATRLWALSEQKTDLSWSP; translated from the coding sequence ATGAGATTTGGACCAAAAGGATGGACGCCGGAACGTATCGGCTCCCTGAAAGGAAAAACCTACGTCATCACAGGGGCAAACGGGGGCACAGGTTTCGAAGCGGCGCGGATACTGCTCTCCAAAGGCGCACGTGTGGTGATGATGAACCGCAGCGCTGAGAAGTCAGCCGTCGCGATCGAAAGATTGAAACAGGAATTCGGGCCGCAAACCGACGTCAGTTTTGTTCGTATGGACCTTGCTGTACTGGCAAGCGTTCGGGACGCTGCGGCAGAGCTTCTGCAAACCGTCCCCCAAATAGATGCCCTCATATGCAACGCCGCCATCGCGCAGATCGCCACGCAGCAACTCACCGTGGACGGTTTCGAAAGCCAGCTCGGCGTGAACCACTACGGCCATTTCCTGTTGTGTGGGCTGCTCTTCAAACGGATCGAGGAAGCATCAGGCAGCATCGTTGTCGTCGGCAGCAACGGCTACAAGATGGGCGAAAAACGCATCCGGTTTGAAGATCCGAATTTTGACAATAGTTATTCGGCTTGGAACGCCTACGCGCAAAGCAAACTGGCGCAAATGATCTTTGCCTATGAACTTCAGCGTCGGGTGAAAAAAGCAGGAAAGACCGTTCAGGTTCAGGTGTGTCACCCTGGCGCGTCGCGAACCGGTTTGATCCGTGACACGGCCGACCTGAAGACCCGAGTTTTGGCCATTCTGCTTCTGGCATTTGCGCAATCTGCCGAGAAAGGGTCCTGGCCCGAGGTCATGTGTGCCACCGAGGAAGGATTGGAGGAAAAGAAATACTACGGCCCGACAAGGTTTGAAATGGTCGGCCCTGTCGGTGAGTGCCCGCTGGAGGCATTCACCCTGGAACAGGAACAGGCCACAAGGCTTTGGGCTCTCTCTGAGCAGAAGACAGATTTGAGCTGGTCACCTTAG
- a CDS encoding nitrate reductase, which produces MTKFDNPFAPKFSRLKVKSSEIKGWVRELLSLPDDTPITVAELACRDEGCPDIETVIGVLEPDKPIVKFRLHSTMTEVTKSVVAEATGTKV; this is translated from the coding sequence ATGACCAAGTTCGACAATCCATTCGCACCAAAATTCAGCCGCTTGAAAGTCAAATCCTCTGAGATAAAGGGCTGGGTCCGTGAACTGTTGAGTTTGCCGGACGATACGCCGATTACCGTGGCGGAATTGGCCTGCCGGGATGAAGGGTGTCCGGATATTGAAACGGTAATCGGTGTTCTTGAACCCGACAAACCCATCGTGAAGTTTCGCCTGCACTCCACGATGACCGAGGTTACCAAGTCAGTGGTCGCTGAAGCCACAGGTACCAAGGTGTAA
- a CDS encoding response regulator yields MKHHAAFGLAMEDIDAVVVEDSKPMQTILRSILLSFKVSRVRVFDSVDEALEASLAEPPNVILTDWRMAPTSGYQFLRLVRHRHMEPLCYVPILFITAHGTRPLVDKALRAGAHHVLVKPVSPSTLFKRLHWLLNDDRPMILEHSGFYNIYGIQKTMDEQAEKMQSLAGARLHHRTAVKKRAEVEDAVEEAFEKKEEPKPIFAGVKKRAVSKDKDIKKKFSAAAKHIRTAGFTGLKGFKPH; encoded by the coding sequence ATGAAGCATCATGCCGCTTTCGGGCTCGCAATGGAGGATATCGACGCTGTTGTCGTGGAAGACAGCAAGCCGATGCAAACGATTCTCCGATCGATTCTCCTCAGTTTCAAAGTGTCACGCGTACGCGTGTTTGATTCGGTCGATGAGGCGCTCGAGGCAAGTCTCGCAGAGCCGCCCAATGTGATTCTCACCGACTGGCGGATGGCACCGACATCCGGGTATCAGTTTTTGCGGCTCGTCCGTCATCGCCACATGGAACCGCTCTGCTATGTGCCGATTCTCTTTATCACGGCTCACGGAACGCGTCCGCTGGTGGACAAGGCATTGAGAGCTGGCGCGCATCATGTGCTGGTGAAGCCGGTTTCACCGTCGACACTCTTCAAGCGGCTGCACTGGCTGTTGAATGACGACCGTCCGATGATTCTCGAGCACTCGGGTTTTTACAATATCTATGGCATCCAGAAGACGATGGATGAGCAGGCAGAGAAAATGCAGTCATTGGCGGGGGCCAGACTGCATCACCGGACCGCTGTAAAGAAGCGGGCTGAAGTGGAAGACGCCGTTGAAGAGGCCTTTGAGAAGAAAGAAGAGCCCAAACCGATCTTTGCCGGTGTCAAGAAACGTGCCGTCAGCAAGGACAAGGATATCAAAAAGAAGTTCTCGGCAGCTGCAAAACACATCCGCACGGCAGGCTTTACCGGTCTCAAGGGGTTCAAACCCCACTGA
- a CDS encoding vitamin B12-dependent ribonucleotide reductase, producing the protein MRIERRYTKEGQSPYAGIEFRTANSEIRNPDGSVVFRLENIQVPAQFSQVASDILAQKYFRKAGVPAKLKPVEENTVPSWLWRHEADETALEKIDEDDRYGSEIDGRQVFDRLAGTWTYWGWKGGYFDKESDAQAFYDELRYMLATQKVAPNSPQWFNTGLHWAYGIDGPSQGHFYVDFQTGRLTKSKTAYEHPQPHACFIQSVGDDLVNDGGIMDLWVREARLFKYGSGTGSNFSHVRAAGEKLSGGGKSSGLMSFLKIGDRAAGAIKSGGTTRRAAKMVVVDVDHPDIEEYVNWKVREEQKVAALVTGSKICQKHLSAIMRACVNCEADNGDCFDPAKNPALKREIRAAKKMMVPENYIQRVIQFARQGFTKVEFPTYNTDWDSEAYLTVAGQNSNNSVRVTDGFLNAVIEEGEWDLTARKSGGVLKTVKAKELWEQIGYAAWASADPGLQYHTTINDWHTCLADGEIRASNPCSEYMFLDDTACNLASLNLMQFRQEDGSFAIDNYEHAVRLWTIVLEVSVLMAQFPSKEIAELSYKFRTLGLGYANIGGLLMTSGIPYDSVEGRAICGALTAVMTGVSYATSAEMAGELGSFPGYKKNAKHMLKVMRNHRRAAYGEAEGYEGLQTNPVPLDHASCPEPILIDRAKKAWDRALELGEQNGYRNAQSTVIAPTGTIGLVMDCDTTGIEPDFALVKFKKLAGGGYFKIINRAVPEALRALGYSESEIGEIEAYAVGHGTIDQAPGINPSSLKTKGFSDESLTKLKDGMKSAFDIKFVFNRWTLGDDQLKTLGVSDEQLEDPEFDLLTFLGFSKADIEAANTHVCGAMTLEGAPFLKEEHYPVFDCANPCGRIGKRFLSVESHIRMMAAAQPFISGAISKTINMPNDATVEDCMEAYMLSWKLALKANALYRDGSKLSQPLNSQLLSDDEDEQEDAIEELAAKPQAAKAEMVAERIVERIVERVVREQEKLPARRKGYTQKAKIGGHTVFLRTGEYDDGRLGEIFLDMNKEGSALRAFINNFAISVSLGLQYGVPLEEYVDAFTFTKFEPAGMVQGNDAIKNATSILDYVFRELAVSYLGRHDLAHVPPEAFSGPVDAGAVKNMDKGDPGVVSHGLVRGQTERFRLVSGSEPAGEITETVKVELAGTVAAQASAVATAFARGGESVAAAVEVTTAPAPQVSTAAQQIAQARMKGYEGESCAECGNFTMVRNGTCLKCDTCGSTSGCS; encoded by the coding sequence ATGCGGATCGAGCGGCGCTACACCAAGGAAGGCCAATCGCCTTACGCCGGCATAGAATTTCGGACAGCTAACAGTGAGATCCGCAATCCGGACGGATCGGTGGTATTCCGTCTGGAGAACATCCAGGTACCGGCCCAGTTCTCCCAGGTTGCCTCGGACATCCTGGCGCAGAAATATTTCCGCAAGGCTGGTGTACCTGCCAAACTGAAGCCTGTTGAGGAGAACACTGTCCCGTCCTGGCTGTGGCGTCATGAGGCCGACGAAACCGCCCTTGAAAAAATCGACGAAGACGACCGCTACGGTTCTGAAATTGACGGACGCCAGGTCTTCGACCGTCTTGCTGGAACCTGGACCTATTGGGGCTGGAAAGGCGGCTATTTCGACAAGGAATCAGACGCGCAGGCTTTCTACGATGAGCTGCGCTACATGCTGGCCACCCAGAAGGTCGCACCGAACTCTCCTCAGTGGTTCAACACCGGCCTGCATTGGGCTTATGGCATCGACGGACCGAGCCAGGGCCACTTCTATGTCGATTTCCAGACTGGCCGCCTGACCAAATCCAAAACCGCCTATGAGCATCCGCAGCCCCATGCGTGCTTCATTCAGTCGGTTGGTGACGACCTTGTGAATGATGGCGGCATCATGGATCTGTGGGTCCGTGAAGCACGCCTCTTCAAATACGGCTCCGGCACAGGCTCCAACTTCTCGCATGTCCGCGCAGCTGGCGAAAAGCTGTCTGGCGGCGGCAAGTCCTCCGGCCTGATGAGCTTCCTGAAAATCGGCGACCGTGCAGCAGGCGCAATCAAGTCCGGCGGCACGACACGCCGCGCAGCCAAAATGGTTGTTGTGGATGTCGACCACCCCGACATTGAGGAATACGTCAACTGGAAGGTTCGTGAAGAACAGAAGGTGGCTGCCCTCGTCACCGGATCCAAAATCTGCCAGAAGCACCTTTCCGCCATCATGCGCGCCTGCGTCAATTGTGAAGCAGACAACGGTGACTGCTTCGATCCGGCCAAGAACCCGGCCCTGAAGCGCGAGATCCGCGCTGCAAAGAAAATGATGGTGCCGGAAAACTATATCCAGCGCGTCATCCAGTTCGCACGCCAGGGCTTCACCAAGGTCGAGTTTCCGACCTACAACACCGACTGGGACTCAGAAGCCTATCTGACCGTTGCCGGCCAGAACTCGAACAATTCCGTCCGCGTGACCGACGGCTTCCTGAACGCTGTGATCGAAGAAGGCGAATGGGATCTGACCGCTCGCAAATCCGGCGGCGTTCTGAAGACCGTCAAAGCCAAGGAACTTTGGGAACAGATCGGTTACGCCGCCTGGGCGTCCGCTGATCCGGGCCTGCAGTATCACACAACCATCAATGACTGGCACACCTGCCTGGCTGATGGCGAGATCCGCGCCTCCAACCCGTGCTCGGAATATATGTTCCTGGATGACACAGCCTGTAACCTGGCATCCCTGAACCTGATGCAGTTCCGGCAGGAAGATGGTTCATTCGCCATCGACAACTACGAACACGCCGTACGGCTGTGGACCATCGTCCTCGAAGTATCCGTGTTGATGGCTCAGTTTCCGTCAAAGGAAATCGCGGAACTCTCCTATAAATTCCGTACGCTTGGACTTGGGTATGCCAACATTGGCGGCCTGCTGATGACGTCCGGCATCCCCTATGACAGTGTCGAGGGCCGCGCGATTTGCGGTGCGCTTACTGCTGTCATGACCGGGGTTTCCTACGCGACTTCAGCCGAAATGGCCGGTGAGCTCGGCTCTTTCCCGGGATATAAGAAAAACGCCAAGCACATGCTCAAGGTGATGCGCAACCATCGCCGTGCGGCCTATGGCGAAGCCGAAGGCTATGAGGGTCTTCAGACCAACCCGGTCCCGCTCGACCATGCCTCCTGTCCGGAGCCGATCCTGATCGACCGTGCCAAGAAGGCCTGGGACCGCGCGCTGGAACTTGGCGAGCAAAACGGCTACCGCAACGCCCAGTCGACGGTGATTGCACCGACCGGGACCATCGGTCTCGTGATGGACTGCGACACCACCGGCATCGAACCGGACTTCGCGCTTGTGAAATTCAAGAAGCTCGCCGGTGGAGGCTACTTCAAGATTATCAACCGCGCCGTTCCCGAAGCATTGCGTGCACTCGGCTACTCCGAAAGCGAAATCGGCGAGATCGAAGCCTATGCTGTTGGACATGGCACGATCGATCAGGCACCGGGCATCAATCCCTCATCCCTGAAAACCAAAGGTTTCAGCGACGAAAGCCTCACAAAACTGAAAGACGGCATGAAGTCGGCCTTCGACATCAAGTTCGTTTTCAATCGCTGGACGCTCGGCGACGACCAATTGAAGACGCTTGGCGTCTCAGACGAACAGCTTGAAGATCCGGAATTCGATCTGCTGACGTTCCTCGGCTTTTCCAAGGCCGACATTGAAGCCGCCAACACGCATGTTTGCGGTGCCATGACGCTCGAAGGCGCTCCCTTCCTGAAGGAAGAGCACTATCCGGTGTTTGACTGTGCCAACCCGTGTGGCCGCATCGGCAAGCGCTTCCTGTCGGTGGAAAGCCACATCCGCATGATGGCGGCAGCTCAACCCTTCATCTCCGGCGCGATCTCCAAGACGATCAACATGCCGAACGATGCAACGGTCGAAGACTGCATGGAAGCTTACATGCTGTCCTGGAAGCTGGCTCTCAAAGCCAACGCGCTTTATCGCGACGGTTCCAAGCTGTCTCAGCCCCTCAACTCGCAGCTTCTGTCAGACGATGAAGACGAGCAGGAAGATGCCATCGAGGAACTCGCCGCCAAGCCACAGGCCGCCAAGGCCGAAATGGTTGCAGAGCGGATTGTCGAGCGGATCGTTGAGCGCGTTGTCCGTGAGCAGGAAAAGCTGCCTGCCCGTCGCAAGGGCTACACCCAGAAGGCCAAGATCGGCGGACACACCGTGTTCCTGCGGACCGGTGAATATGACGACGGCCGTCTTGGTGAGATCTTCCTGGACATGAACAAGGAAGGCTCCGCTCTTCGGGCCTTCATCAACAACTTCGCAATCTCCGTTTCGCTCGGTCTGCAATACGGCGTGCCGCTTGAGGAGTATGTTGACGCCTTTACCTTCACCAAGTTCGAGCCGGCCGGCATGGTTCAGGGCAACGATGCGATCAAGAACGCAACGTCTATCCTGGACTACGTGTTCCGCGAACTGGCGGTTTCCTATCTCGGCCGTCACGACCTTGCCCATGTCCCGCCGGAAGCCTTCAGCGGTCCGGTTGACGCAGGCGCGGTCAAGAACATGGATAAGGGCGACCCGGGCGTCGTGTCCCACGGTCTTGTCCGTGGTCAGACGGAACGCTTCCGCCTTGTCTCCGGCTCAGAACCGGCAGGTGAAATCACCGAAACGGTGAAAGTGGAGCTCGCGGGAACCGTCGCTGCGCAGGCATCGGCTGTGGCAACTGCATTTGCCCGCGGCGGTGAAAGTGTTGCAGCGGCAGTTGAGGTCACAACGGCCCCTGCCCCCCAGGTCAGCACTGCAGCACAGCAGATCGCCCAGGCCCGTATGAAAGGCTATGAAGGCGAAAGCTGCGCCGAATGCGGCAACTTCACCATGGTGCGCAACGGCACCTGCCTGAAATGCGACACATGCGGCAGCACAAGCGGCTGCAGCTAA
- a CDS encoding reverse transcriptase domain-containing protein has translation MRNEIKFEIKRLSKKAFDKFRKQAEKEQKYREKFERRTGGLAGVPATRARTSFHRHFDPKHCKRNANAIATAIWYKILAKSYDPEPAVLFELPKPDGSKREVTAFGIPDAAVANILLRRTLSRNKKRLSPNSYAYHPDKNVFDAILALRDFDKDGKLFAVQIDFEKYFDNIPASYLKRKISDRATVSLTPHERHVFEAFLHHRFGNSEAHRTSTFKRKVKGTPQGSSASLFLANLANHDLDRKLSAASGKFVRFADDVVAICGSYEEAQRLERCFDRHCSDSGLVINRRKSPGIAIISDYPHEIRTINDFTYLGYGFRDSGLTMPVKTKRKLQQKVSRLINIYLINSLSHGFNIRRANRRSKYDWDLLGLIYEMRRGFYGGLREQDIQDFLYHQGSLKTMRGLMGFYCLIEDPQVLKDLDGWVVNIVRRACVERRRILRTKYRRNCPTPSNEELILGTWFDQSAWREENDTAEDVEASFPSLVRGWRAARKHFFTFGLEGVQAPGYNSSFDVSSLFDAFDY, from the coding sequence ATGCGAAACGAGATAAAGTTTGAAATCAAGCGCCTTAGCAAAAAAGCCTTCGACAAATTTCGGAAGCAGGCGGAAAAAGAACAAAAGTACAGAGAAAAATTTGAGCGGAGGACTGGAGGTTTAGCCGGTGTTCCCGCCACAAGAGCGCGAACATCTTTTCATCGCCACTTCGACCCTAAACATTGCAAGCGTAATGCGAATGCCATCGCCACTGCAATTTGGTATAAAATCCTGGCTAAGAGCTACGATCCCGAACCCGCAGTGCTATTCGAACTTCCGAAGCCAGACGGTTCTAAACGCGAAGTTACTGCATTTGGGATACCGGACGCAGCAGTAGCGAATATTTTACTTCGCCGGACACTTAGCCGAAACAAAAAAAGGCTATCACCAAATTCTTACGCATATCATCCAGACAAGAATGTTTTTGATGCAATTCTTGCACTTCGTGACTTTGACAAGGATGGCAAGCTGTTTGCGGTTCAAATTGATTTTGAGAAATACTTCGACAACATTCCCGCCAGCTATCTAAAAAGAAAAATTTCTGATCGCGCTACAGTGAGCCTCACGCCTCATGAGCGTCATGTTTTTGAAGCATTTCTTCACCATCGCTTTGGAAACTCGGAAGCTCATCGAACATCAACCTTCAAAAGAAAGGTAAAAGGCACACCGCAAGGTTCCTCTGCATCTCTGTTTCTAGCAAACCTTGCCAATCATGACTTGGACCGAAAGTTATCGGCAGCGTCTGGGAAATTTGTCAGATTTGCAGATGACGTAGTTGCCATCTGTGGTAGCTATGAGGAAGCGCAACGATTAGAGCGTTGTTTTGATCGGCATTGCTCCGATAGCGGACTTGTCATCAATCGACGAAAGTCTCCCGGAATCGCGATTATCTCTGACTACCCACACGAAATTCGAACGATAAACGATTTCACCTACTTGGGTTACGGTTTCAGAGATTCTGGCTTAACCATGCCCGTCAAGACCAAACGTAAACTTCAGCAAAAGGTTTCTCGCCTTATCAACATCTATCTCATCAACTCCCTATCGCATGGTTTCAACATCAGGCGCGCCAACCGGCGAAGCAAATATGACTGGGACTTGTTGGGCCTAATTTATGAGATGCGCAGAGGCTTTTACGGTGGTTTGAGAGAGCAGGATATTCAAGATTTCTTGTACCACCAAGGAAGTCTAAAAACGATGCGCGGCCTGATGGGCTTTTATTGCCTTATCGAAGACCCGCAAGTGTTGAAGGATTTAGATGGTTGGGTTGTCAATATTGTGCGTCGCGCGTGCGTAGAGCGCAGGCGTATTCTTAGAACTAAGTATCGCAGAAACTGCCCAACACCATCCAACGAAGAGTTGATACTTGGCACTTGGTTTGATCAATCCGCGTGGCGCGAGGAAAATGACACTGCCGAAGATGTTGAGGCGAGCTTTCCGAGCTTGGTTCGTGGCTGGCGAGCCGCGAGGAAGCACTTCTTTACTTTCGGATTGGAAGGCGTGCAAGCGCCAGGATATAACTCCTCATTCGACGTTTCATCGCTGTTCGATGCTTTCGACTACTGA